In Hyphomicrobiaceae bacterium, the following are encoded in one genomic region:
- the nuoF gene encoding NADH-quinone oxidoreductase subunit NuoF: MLQDRDRIFRNIYGFHDVGLKGAISRGAWDGTKFFIDKGHDWIINEVKGSGLRGRGGAGFPTGLKWSFMPKADPRPSYLVVNADESEPGSCKDREILRHDPHLLVEGALLASFAMRAHTCFIYVRGEFIREREALQRAIDEAYEAKLIGKNNVHGWDLDIYVHHGAGAYICGEETALLESLEGKKGQPRLKPPFPANAGLWGSPTTINNVESIAVTGEILRRGAAWFAALGLPNNTGTKLFQISGHVEKPCVVEEEMGIPLKVLIEQHCGGVRGGWDNLLAVIPGGSSVRCITAEQATDVTMDFDALSKLGSGLGTAAVIVMDKSTDIIAAIRRISYFYKHESCGQCTPCREGTGWMWRVLERMERGEAEKREIDLLFEVSKQIEGHTICALGDAAAWPVQGLIKNFRPVIEARIDQYQAKHSKVAAE; the protein is encoded by the coding sequence ATGCTTCAAGATCGCGACCGTATCTTCCGTAACATCTATGGCTTTCATGACGTGGGGCTGAAGGGCGCGATCTCGCGGGGCGCGTGGGACGGCACAAAGTTCTTCATCGACAAGGGGCACGACTGGATCATCAACGAGGTGAAGGGTTCAGGGCTGCGCGGACGCGGCGGCGCGGGCTTTCCCACCGGCCTCAAGTGGTCGTTTATGCCCAAGGCAGATCCACGTCCCAGCTATCTCGTCGTCAACGCCGACGAGTCCGAGCCCGGATCCTGCAAGGATCGCGAGATCCTGCGCCATGACCCCCATCTACTGGTTGAAGGCGCGCTGCTGGCGTCCTTCGCAATGCGCGCACACACCTGCTTCATCTACGTGCGCGGTGAGTTCATCCGCGAGCGCGAAGCTCTCCAGCGCGCGATTGACGAAGCCTATGAGGCCAAGCTTATCGGCAAGAACAACGTCCATGGGTGGGATCTCGACATCTACGTCCACCATGGTGCGGGCGCTTATATCTGCGGCGAGGAAACCGCGCTCCTCGAAAGCCTGGAAGGTAAGAAGGGCCAGCCGCGCTTGAAGCCACCGTTCCCGGCGAACGCCGGTTTGTGGGGTTCGCCGACGACGATCAACAACGTCGAGTCGATCGCGGTTACGGGTGAAATCCTTCGGCGCGGCGCGGCGTGGTTTGCGGCGCTCGGACTGCCCAACAATACCGGCACCAAACTGTTCCAAATTTCCGGCCACGTAGAAAAGCCATGCGTGGTGGAGGAAGAAATGGGCATTCCGCTCAAGGTGCTGATTGAGCAGCACTGCGGCGGTGTGCGTGGTGGTTGGGACAATCTGCTGGCGGTGATCCCCGGCGGTTCGTCGGTGCGCTGTATCACGGCTGAGCAGGCAACCGACGTGACGATGGACTTTGACGCTCTGTCGAAGCTGGGATCGGGCCTTGGCACGGCGGCTGTGATCGTCATGGACAAGTCGACGGACATCATCGCGGCCATCCGGCGCATCTCCTACTTCTATAAACACGAGAGCTGCGGCCAGTGCACGCCCTGCCGTGAAGGCACCGGCTGGATGTGGCGCGTGCTGGAACGCATGGAGCGCGGTGAGGCCGAAAAACGCGAAATCGATCTTCTGTTTGAAGTGTCCAAGCAGATTGAGGGGCATACGATCTGTGCGCTGGGCGATGCGGCGGCATGGCCGGTGCAAGGTCTCATCAAGAACTTCCGCCCCGTCATCGAGGCGCGTATCGACCAGTATCAAGCAAAGCATTCGAAAGTGGCGGCGGAATAG
- the nuoE gene encoding NADH-quinone oxidoreductase subunit NuoE — protein MAVRRLYPDQPAHFAFDADNLTWAKAQIAKFPEGKQAAAIIPLLWRAQEQAGGWLPEPAIRCVTDMLGMAHIRGLEVATFYTMFQLAPVGTHAHVQVCGTTPCMLRGSGALIETCKRRIHPEQHHVSADGKTSWEEVECLGSCANAPMVQIWKDTYEDLTPAALEAIIDMFEAGEKPVAGPQSGRKASCPEGGPTTLTDATLYDGSSIGAWKKRFEDTSETVATVAAAPPPTGTAAAPSAQPAPKAADAPPAALAAIANAGLVKELNERGSGKPMSADELARLKTTTQAAQVTADAKKTDAKEGTGGKPELLSQPREGKGDDLTLIWGVADKLAEKLNGLGIWHFDQIAKWTPDHVVWFEEAMGGAFKGRVIRDKWIEQCEKLASGWRPESNVGDRPKG, from the coding sequence ATGGCCGTTCGCCGTCTATATCCCGACCAGCCCGCCCACTTCGCATTCGATGCTGATAATCTGACCTGGGCCAAGGCGCAGATCGCAAAGTTTCCCGAAGGAAAGCAGGCCGCCGCAATCATTCCGTTGTTGTGGCGCGCGCAGGAGCAGGCAGGCGGCTGGCTGCCCGAACCGGCGATCCGCTGCGTCACCGACATGCTGGGCATGGCGCACATTCGCGGCCTCGAAGTGGCGACCTTCTACACGATGTTCCAGCTCGCACCGGTCGGCACGCACGCGCACGTGCAGGTTTGCGGCACTACGCCGTGCATGTTGCGCGGCTCAGGCGCGCTGATCGAAACCTGCAAGCGGCGTATTCATCCCGAGCAGCATCATGTTTCCGCCGACGGCAAGACATCGTGGGAGGAAGTGGAGTGCCTGGGCTCGTGCGCCAACGCACCGATGGTTCAGATCTGGAAGGACACCTATGAAGATCTGACCCCGGCGGCGCTCGAAGCCATCATCGATATGTTCGAGGCGGGCGAGAAGCCTGTGGCGGGACCACAGAGTGGCCGCAAGGCGTCGTGTCCTGAGGGTGGGCCGACGACGCTCACCGATGCAACGCTATACGACGGCTCGTCCATCGGGGCCTGGAAAAAGCGCTTTGAAGATACTTCAGAGACAGTGGCGACCGTCGCCGCAGCACCTCCGCCAACCGGAACCGCGGCGGCCCCATCTGCGCAGCCTGCACCAAAGGCCGCGGATGCGCCGCCTGCGGCGCTGGCGGCGATCGCGAACGCGGGCCTTGTTAAAGAACTCAATGAGCGGGGCAGCGGCAAACCGATGTCGGCCGATGAGCTGGCCAGGCTCAAGACAACCACGCAAGCTGCGCAAGTGACAGCCGATGCCAAGAAGACGGATGCGAAGGAGGGGACGGGTGGAAAGCCCGAGCTGCTTTCTCAGCCGCGCGAAGGGAAGGGCGATGACCTGACTCTCATCTGGGGCGTTGCCGACAAGCTCGCCGAGAAACTCAACGGCCTCGGCATCTGGCACTTCGACCAGATCGCCAAGTGGACGCCAGACCACGTCGTCTGGTTCGAAGAGGCGATGGGAGGCGCATTCAAAGGCCGCGTGATCCGCGACAAGTGGATCGAGCAATGCGAAAAGCTTGCGAGCGGCTGGCGGCCTGAATCGAATGTCGGCGATCGGCCGAAGGGGTAA
- a CDS encoding zinc ribbon domain-containing protein YjdM: MSELPRCPKCNSEHTYEDGALLVCPECAHEWSADAPIAANEDEVRVVKDAVGNVLADGDSVTVIKDLKIKGSSSVVKIGTKVRNIRLVDGTGGHDIDCKIDGVGPMQLKSEFVKKA, translated from the coding sequence ATGTCTGAATTGCCAAGGTGTCCGAAGTGCAACTCGGAGCACACGTATGAAGATGGCGCTTTGCTGGTTTGTCCCGAGTGCGCACACGAATGGAGCGCAGATGCGCCGATTGCTGCAAATGAGGACGAGGTGCGCGTCGTCAAGGACGCCGTCGGCAATGTGCTTGCCGATGGCGACAGCGTGACGGTCATCAAGGATCTGAAGATCAAGGGATCGTCCTCGGTGGTGAAGATCGGCACCAAGGTTCGCAATATCCGTCTCGTCGATGGGACGGGCGGGCACGATATCGACTGCAAGATCGACGGCGTCGGCCCGATGCAGTTGAAGAGTGAGTTCGTCAAGAAGGCTTGA